A single region of the Variovorax terrae genome encodes:
- a CDS encoding GntR family transcriptional regulator, giving the protein MNLRSTPHGLLPLTDTGSVPLYRQVKRELLRLIESGRCGPGETLPSETEISRALQVSIGTLRKAVDELVHEHVLVRRQGKGTYVALHNDDRFLFHFFHVEPRQDLRYGEAGPEREYPLVECVEFEKARADEMEAAALRIKPGDPVFRIDNRLSLDGRAVVHDHLVISALLFKGLTEKCFRERPSTIYNLYQTNHGITVLRAQERARATAASRQVARILGIPAGQPVLEVHRIALTFGEKPVEFRISTINTQSHDYVSVLSKRM; this is encoded by the coding sequence GTGAACCTTCGCTCCACCCCCCATGGCCTGCTGCCGCTGACCGACACCGGCTCGGTCCCCCTGTACCGGCAGGTCAAGCGCGAACTGTTGCGCCTGATCGAATCCGGACGCTGCGGACCGGGCGAGACGCTGCCCAGCGAAACCGAGATCTCGCGCGCGCTGCAGGTCAGCATCGGCACGCTGCGCAAGGCCGTCGACGAGCTGGTGCATGAACACGTGCTGGTGCGGCGCCAGGGCAAGGGCACCTACGTTGCCCTGCACAACGACGACCGCTTCCTGTTCCACTTCTTCCATGTGGAGCCGCGCCAGGACCTGCGCTACGGCGAGGCCGGGCCGGAGCGCGAATACCCGCTGGTGGAGTGCGTCGAGTTCGAGAAGGCCCGCGCCGACGAGATGGAGGCCGCCGCCCTGCGGATCAAGCCGGGCGATCCGGTGTTCCGCATCGACAACCGGCTGTCGCTCGACGGCCGCGCCGTGGTGCACGACCACCTCGTCATCTCGGCCCTGCTGTTCAAGGGCCTGACCGAGAAGTGCTTCAGGGAGCGCCCCAGCACGATCTACAACCTGTACCAGACCAACCACGGCATCACCGTGCTGCGGGCCCAGGAACGCGCGCGCGCGACGGCGGCCAGCCGCCAGGTCGCGCGCATCCTCGGCATTCCCGCCGGCCAGCCCGTGCTCGAAGTGCACCGCATCGCGCTCACGTTCGGCGAGAAGCCCGTGGAGTTCCGCATCTCGACCATCAACACCCAGTCGCACGACTACGTGAGCGTGCTGTCCAAGCGCATGTGA
- a CDS encoding SAF domain-containing protein produces the protein MIHFVLHDAKDTVAVVVVEGVKAGTAMTGWIMDEDRMIDVKAQQDIPIGHKVALKDMAVGDTVWKYGIDMGKVVAPIQAGQHAHVHNIKTKRW, from the coding sequence ATGATTCATTTCGTGTTGCATGACGCCAAGGACACCGTGGCCGTCGTGGTGGTGGAAGGTGTGAAGGCCGGCACGGCCATGACCGGCTGGATCATGGACGAGGACCGCATGATCGACGTCAAGGCCCAGCAGGACATCCCGATCGGCCACAAGGTCGCGCTCAAGGACATGGCCGTGGGCGACACCGTGTGGAAGTACGGCATCGACATGGGCAAGGTGGTGGCGCCGATCCAGGCCGGCCAGCACGCCCACGTGCACAACATCAAGACCAAGAGGTGGTAA
- a CDS encoding UxaA family hydrolase produces MSVIDKNTTFLGYRRENGRVGVRNHVIILPLDDLSNAAAEAVAHNIKGAMAIPHPYGRLQFGADLELHFRTLIGAGCNPNVAAVVVIGIEDGWTKKVVDGIATTGKPVTGFGIEGHGDHDTIMRASQAAREYVQWASEKQREVCAISELWVSTKCGESDTTSGCGANPTVGNAFDKLHPLGNYLCFGETSEITGGENIVAERCASDAVREQFMFMFNRYQDMINRHKTSDLSDSQPTKGNIAGGLTTIEEKALGNIQKIGKKCTVDGVIDKAEMPTHPGLWFMDSSSAAAEMVTLCAASGYAVHFFPTGQGNVIGNPIVPVIKICANPRTVRLMSEHIDVDTSGLLQREITLDQAGDKLLECMLRTANGRLTAAEALGHREFVLTRLFESA; encoded by the coding sequence ATGAGCGTCATTGACAAGAACACAACTTTCCTCGGGTACCGCCGCGAGAACGGCCGCGTGGGCGTGCGCAACCACGTCATCATCCTGCCGCTGGACGACCTGTCCAACGCCGCGGCCGAGGCCGTGGCCCACAACATCAAGGGCGCGATGGCGATCCCGCACCCCTATGGCCGCCTGCAGTTCGGCGCCGACCTGGAGCTGCATTTCCGCACGCTGATCGGCGCGGGCTGCAACCCCAACGTGGCGGCGGTCGTCGTCATCGGCATCGAGGACGGCTGGACCAAGAAGGTGGTGGACGGCATCGCCACCACCGGCAAGCCGGTGACGGGCTTCGGCATCGAAGGCCATGGCGACCACGACACCATCATGCGCGCCAGCCAGGCCGCGCGCGAGTATGTGCAGTGGGCCAGCGAGAAGCAGCGCGAGGTCTGCGCCATCTCCGAGCTCTGGGTGTCCACCAAGTGCGGCGAATCCGACACCACCTCGGGCTGCGGCGCCAACCCCACCGTGGGCAATGCCTTCGACAAGCTGCACCCGCTGGGCAACTACCTGTGCTTCGGCGAGACCAGCGAGATCACCGGTGGCGAGAACATCGTGGCCGAGCGCTGCGCCAGCGACGCCGTGCGCGAGCAGTTCATGTTCATGTTCAACCGCTACCAGGACATGATCAACCGCCACAAGACCAGCGACCTGTCCGACAGCCAGCCGACCAAGGGCAACATCGCCGGCGGCCTCACCACCATCGAGGAGAAGGCGCTGGGCAACATCCAGAAGATCGGCAAGAAGTGCACGGTCGACGGCGTGATCGACAAGGCCGAGATGCCCACGCACCCGGGCCTGTGGTTCATGGACTCGTCCTCGGCCGCCGCCGAGATGGTGACGCTGTGCGCGGCCTCGGGCTACGCGGTGCATTTCTTCCCCACGGGCCAGGGCAACGTGATCGGCAACCCGATCGTGCCGGTCATCAAGATCTGCGCGAATCCGCGCACCGTGCGCCTGATGAGCGAGCACATCGACGTCGACACCTCGGGCCTGCTGCAGCGCGAGATCACGCTCGACCAAGCTGGCGACAAGCTGCTCGAATGCATGCTGCGCACCGCCAACGGCCGCCTGACCGCGGCCGAGGCGCTGGGCCACCGCGAGTTCGTGCTGACGCGCCTGTTCGAGTCGGCCTGA
- a CDS encoding hydroxyacid dehydrogenase, with product MARIVISEFMDERAVALLRPRHEVLYDPGLVDDALRLQAEAAACDALVVRNRTQVRGDLVRALARCRVVGRLGVGLDNIDVAACEAQGMQVIPATGANALSVAEYVVASAMLLLRGAFASSSDVAQGRWPRNALSQGRETAGKTLGIIGFGSIGQTTARLARGLGMDVIAYDALLGAGDAVFGQAGVRCATLDEVIGQSDVVTLHVPLVEATRGLFGAARIASMKRGAVLINTSRGHIVDLAALAAALRSGQLGGGAIDVFDAEPLPPSPGLEDCPNLVLTPHISGVSAESNERVSFMIAERVLQALAAEVS from the coding sequence ATGGCGCGCATCGTCATCAGCGAGTTCATGGACGAGCGCGCCGTGGCGCTGCTGCGGCCGCGCCATGAGGTGCTGTACGACCCAGGCCTCGTGGATGACGCGCTGCGCCTGCAGGCCGAGGCCGCCGCCTGCGACGCCCTGGTCGTGCGCAACCGCACCCAGGTGCGCGGCGATCTGGTGCGCGCCCTGGCGCGCTGCCGGGTCGTGGGCCGCCTGGGCGTCGGGCTCGACAACATCGACGTGGCGGCCTGCGAGGCGCAGGGGATGCAGGTGATCCCGGCCACCGGCGCCAATGCCCTGAGCGTGGCCGAGTACGTGGTGGCCTCGGCCATGCTGCTGCTGCGCGGCGCCTTCGCTTCGAGCTCCGACGTGGCGCAGGGCCGCTGGCCGCGCAACGCCCTGAGCCAGGGCCGCGAAACGGCGGGCAAGACGCTGGGCATCATCGGCTTCGGCTCGATCGGCCAGACCACGGCGCGGCTGGCGCGCGGGCTCGGCATGGACGTGATCGCCTACGATGCGCTGCTGGGCGCGGGCGATGCCGTCTTCGGGCAGGCCGGCGTGCGCTGCGCCACGCTGGATGAAGTGATCGGCCAGTCGGATGTGGTGACCCTGCATGTGCCGCTGGTCGAGGCCACGCGCGGGCTGTTCGGCGCGGCGCGCATCGCTTCCATGAAGCGCGGCGCGGTGCTGATCAACACCTCGCGCGGCCACATCGTGGACCTGGCCGCCCTGGCGGCGGCGCTGCGCTCGGGCCAGCTCGGCGGCGGCGCCATCGACGTGTTCGATGCCGAGCCCCTGCCGCCCAGTCCTGGGCTGGAGGATTGTCCGAACCTGGTGCTCACGCCGCATATCTCCGGGGTGAGCGCCGAGTCCAACGAACGCGTGTCGTTCATGATCGCGGAACGGGTGCTGCAAGCCCTGGCCGCCGAGGTGAGCTGA
- a CDS encoding Ldh family oxidoreductase, with protein MQLLSWDQATELAARALRRAGAHEAMAASTARALVLAEAQGLASHGLSRVAQYATHLRNGRADGAAVAEVARRKGAAVLVDACQGLAFPACDLAVREAVATAQELGVCFAGVTHSHHCGVVVDHLRAAAAAGLVGLGFANSPAAMPAAGGRHPVFGTNPVAAVFPRRAADPLLIDLSLSEVARGKLMVAAKEGRPIPLGWALDKDGQPTTDPRAGLEGSMLPIGAVSSPKGSMLALIVELLVTAVIGAQFGFEASSFFVDEGNAPRIGQAFIVIDPGALAGAQVYYERMETLMAEILKDDGVRLAGARRLQLEAKARVQGLTIPQALYQSLDQLAS; from the coding sequence GTGCAACTGCTGTCCTGGGATCAAGCGACGGAACTGGCCGCGCGCGCGCTGCGCCGGGCCGGCGCCCACGAGGCCATGGCCGCCAGCACGGCGCGCGCGCTGGTGCTGGCCGAGGCCCAGGGCCTGGCCTCGCACGGCCTGAGCCGCGTGGCGCAGTACGCCACGCACCTGCGCAACGGGCGCGCCGATGGCGCGGCGGTGGCAGAGGTGGCGCGGCGCAAGGGCGCGGCCGTGCTGGTCGATGCCTGCCAGGGCCTGGCCTTTCCGGCCTGCGACCTGGCCGTGCGCGAGGCCGTGGCCACGGCGCAGGAACTGGGCGTTTGTTTCGCGGGCGTGACCCACAGCCACCATTGCGGCGTGGTCGTGGACCACCTGCGCGCGGCCGCGGCCGCCGGCCTGGTGGGACTCGGTTTTGCCAATTCGCCGGCCGCCATGCCCGCGGCAGGCGGGCGCCATCCGGTGTTCGGCACCAACCCGGTGGCCGCGGTGTTCCCGCGCCGCGCCGCCGATCCGCTGCTGATCGACCTGTCGCTCAGCGAGGTGGCGCGCGGCAAGCTCATGGTGGCGGCCAAGGAGGGCCGGCCGATTCCCCTGGGCTGGGCGCTGGACAAGGACGGCCAGCCCACGACCGACCCCCGTGCCGGCCTGGAAGGCTCGATGCTGCCGATCGGGGCCGTCAGCAGCCCCAAGGGCTCGATGCTGGCGCTGATCGTCGAGCTGCTGGTGACGGCGGTGATCGGCGCGCAGTTCGGCTTCGAGGCCTCGTCGTTCTTCGTGGACGAAGGCAACGCGCCGCGCATCGGCCAGGCCTTCATCGTGATTGACCCGGGCGCGCTGGCTGGCGCGCAGGTGTACTACGAGCGCATGGAAACGCTGATGGCGGAGATACTCAAGGATGATGGCGTCCGGCTGGCGGGCGCACGGCGCCTGCAGCTCGAAGCCAAGGCGCGGGTGCAGGGCCTGACGATTCCGCAGGCCCTGTACCAGTCGCTCGACCAGCTTGCCAGTTGA
- a CDS encoding Bug family tripartite tricarboxylate transporter substrate binding protein encodes MKRRDIVMGAAGASLAGWSGLSAAQADFPKSGTNIKYVVPFAPGGLTDVMARIVGQKLNEAWKVPVLIENKAGGNAQIGAEQVAKSAPDGSSLLAITLTHAANVALFPNAPYSFMRDLRPVALLAGSPMLIVVPANSPIKDLQDLIAVSKTRQLNAGSSGNGTPPHLTMALFNDLNKTKMTHVPYRGGAPSMTDLIGGQLDVIFSNFPESVAHVKGGKLRALAICSLGRHPQVPDVPTTLEAGMPGLFVENWTAAMIQSKTPDAIVDKYSREMIKIMFSREVEERARQQGFRVSPKGADEFAVFLKGEVERWSRIIKTAKITAT; translated from the coding sequence ATGAAGCGTCGTGACATCGTGATGGGGGCCGCAGGTGCCTCGCTGGCCGGATGGTCCGGCCTGAGCGCCGCACAGGCCGATTTCCCCAAGTCGGGAACCAACATCAAGTACGTGGTGCCGTTCGCGCCGGGCGGGCTGACCGACGTGATGGCCCGCATCGTCGGGCAGAAGCTCAATGAAGCCTGGAAGGTGCCTGTGCTGATCGAGAACAAGGCCGGCGGCAACGCGCAGATCGGCGCCGAGCAGGTGGCCAAGTCGGCGCCAGACGGCTCCAGCCTGCTGGCCATCACGCTCACGCACGCGGCCAACGTGGCGCTGTTTCCCAATGCGCCCTACAGCTTCATGCGCGATCTGCGCCCGGTGGCCCTGCTGGCGGGCTCGCCGATGCTGATCGTGGTGCCGGCCAACAGCCCGATCAAGGACTTGCAGGATCTGATCGCGGTGTCCAAGACCCGGCAGCTCAACGCCGGCTCCAGCGGCAACGGCACGCCGCCGCACCTCACCATGGCGCTGTTCAACGACCTGAACAAGACCAAGATGACGCACGTACCCTACCGCGGCGGCGCACCCTCCATGACCGACCTGATCGGCGGCCAGCTCGACGTGATCTTCTCCAACTTCCCCGAGTCGGTGGCCCATGTGAAGGGCGGCAAGCTGCGCGCGCTGGCCATCTGCAGCCTGGGCCGCCATCCGCAGGTGCCCGACGTGCCCACCACGCTGGAAGCCGGCATGCCGGGGCTGTTCGTGGAGAACTGGACCGCCGCGATGATCCAGTCGAAGACGCCCGACGCCATCGTCGACAAATACTCGCGCGAGATGATCAAGATCATGTTCAGCCGCGAAGTCGAGGAGCGCGCCCGGCAGCAGGGTTTCCGGGTCAGCCCCAAGGGCGCGGACGAGTTCGCGGTGTTCCTCAAGGGTGAGGTGGAACGCTGGAGCCGCATCATCAAGACGGCCAAGATCACGGCAACTTGA
- a CDS encoding HesA/MoeB/ThiF family protein, protein MTDDQLLRYSRHILLDEIGVEGQQRLLAARALVIGAGGLGSPVALYLGAAGVGQLTLVDHDTVDLTNLQRQIAHTLARMGQPKAISAQQSVAALNPDVRVTPVVARADAALLDELVSQADVVLDCCDNFATRQAVNAACVKHRRPLVSGAAIRFDGQVSVYDPRSSHSPCYACVFPPDAEVEETLCATLGVFAPLVGIIGAVQAAEALKLLSGAGTSLAGRLLMLDGRSMEWSELRLPRNPSCPICGDRHGG, encoded by the coding sequence ATGACCGACGACCAGCTCCTGCGCTACTCGCGCCACATCCTGCTCGACGAGATCGGCGTCGAGGGGCAGCAGCGCCTGCTCGCGGCGCGGGCCCTCGTCATCGGCGCCGGTGGCCTGGGCTCGCCCGTGGCCCTCTACCTGGGCGCAGCGGGCGTCGGGCAACTGACCCTGGTGGACCACGACACGGTGGACCTGACCAACCTGCAGCGCCAGATCGCCCACACCCTGGCGCGCATGGGCCAGCCCAAGGCCATCTCCGCGCAGCAATCCGTCGCGGCCCTCAATCCGGATGTGCGGGTCACGCCGGTCGTGGCGCGCGCCGATGCCGCGCTGCTCGACGAGCTGGTGAGCCAGGCCGACGTGGTGCTCGACTGCTGCGACAACTTCGCCACGCGCCAAGCCGTCAACGCCGCCTGCGTGAAGCACCGCCGGCCGCTGGTGTCGGGCGCGGCCATCCGCTTCGACGGCCAGGTCAGCGTGTACGACCCGCGCAGCAGCCACTCGCCCTGCTACGCCTGCGTGTTCCCGCCTGATGCAGAGGTGGAGGAAACCCTGTGCGCCACGCTCGGCGTGTTCGCGCCGCTGGTGGGCATCATCGGCGCCGTGCAGGCCGCCGAGGCGCTCAAGCTGCTCAGCGGCGCCGGCACCTCGCTGGCCGGCCGGCTGCTGATGCTCGACGGCCGCAGCATGGAATGGAGCGAGCTGCGCCTGCCGCGCAACCCGTCATGCCCCATCTGCGGCGACCGGCACGGCGGCTGA
- a CDS encoding S41 family peptidase produces MSQKLKIAGWISIGAIAGVLTTVSLQTVARGTLAPLPLEELQQLAAVFGMVKTDYVEPVDEKKLITDAISGMVSSLDPHSQYFDKKSFKEFREGTSGRFVGVGIEITQEDGLVKVVSPIEGSPAFRAGLKTNDLITKIDDTAVKGLSLNDAVKKMRGEPNTKVSLTIYRKDENRSFPVTITREEIRTQSVRGKVVEPGYAWIRLSQFQERTVDDFVKKVEEIYRQEPHLKGLVLDLRNDPGGLLDAAVAISAVFLPENVTVVSTNGQLAESKFTYKAAPEFYQRRSGADPLKRLPVALKTVPLVVLVNEGSASASEIVAGALQDHKRATLMGSQTFGKGSVQTVRPLGPDTGLKLTTARYYTPSGKSIQAKGIVPDVMVDESVEGSPFAALRMREADLEKHLNSGQGEEKKDEAREKAREEARKKLEEEAKKPVADRKLPEFGSDKDFQLAQAINQLKGQPVLVSKTQTERPEEKKEN; encoded by the coding sequence ATGAGCCAGAAACTCAAAATAGCAGGCTGGATTTCGATCGGTGCCATTGCCGGCGTGCTGACCACGGTTTCGTTGCAGACCGTGGCCCGTGGGACGCTGGCGCCGCTGCCGCTGGAAGAACTGCAGCAGCTCGCCGCCGTGTTCGGCATGGTCAAGACCGATTACGTGGAGCCGGTGGACGAGAAGAAGCTCATCACCGACGCGATCTCGGGCATGGTGTCGAGCCTGGACCCGCATTCGCAGTACTTCGACAAGAAGTCGTTCAAGGAATTCCGCGAGGGCACCTCGGGCCGCTTCGTCGGCGTGGGCATCGAGATCACGCAGGAAGACGGGCTGGTCAAGGTGGTGTCGCCGATCGAGGGCTCGCCGGCCTTTCGCGCCGGGCTCAAAACCAATGACCTGATCACCAAAATCGACGACACCGCCGTCAAGGGCCTGTCGCTCAACGACGCCGTCAAGAAGATGCGCGGCGAGCCCAACACCAAGGTCTCGCTCACGATCTACCGCAAGGACGAGAACCGCTCGTTCCCGGTGACCATCACGCGCGAGGAAATCCGCACCCAGTCGGTGCGCGGCAAGGTGGTCGAGCCGGGCTACGCCTGGATCCGCCTGAGCCAGTTCCAGGAACGCACGGTCGACGACTTCGTCAAGAAGGTCGAGGAGATCTACCGCCAGGAGCCCCACCTCAAGGGCCTGGTGCTCGACCTGCGCAACGACCCGGGCGGCCTGCTCGACGCGGCCGTGGCCATATCGGCGGTGTTCCTGCCCGAGAACGTGACCGTGGTCTCCACCAACGGCCAGCTGGCCGAGAGCAAGTTCACCTACAAGGCCGCGCCCGAGTTCTACCAGCGTCGCAGCGGCGCCGACCCGCTCAAGCGCCTGCCGGTGGCCCTCAAGACCGTGCCGCTGGTGGTGCTGGTCAACGAAGGCTCGGCCTCGGCCAGCGAGATCGTGGCCGGCGCGCTGCAGGACCACAAGCGCGCCACGCTGATGGGCAGCCAGACCTTCGGCAAGGGCTCGGTGCAGACGGTGCGCCCGCTCGGTCCCGACACCGGCCTGAAGCTCACCACCGCGCGCTACTACACGCCCAGCGGCAAGTCGATCCAGGCCAAGGGCATCGTGCCCGACGTCATGGTGGACGAAAGCGTGGAGGGCAGCCCGTTCGCCGCCCTGCGCATGCGCGAAGCCGATCTCGAGAAGCACCTCAACAGCGGCCAGGGCGAAGAGAAGAAGGACGAAGCCCGCGAAAAGGCCCGCGAGGAAGCCCGCAAGAAGCTCGAAGAGGAAGCCAAGAAGCCCGTGGCGGACCGCAAGCTGCCCGAGTTCGGCAGCGACAAGGACTTCCAGCTGGCCCAGGCCATCAACCAGCTCAAGGGGCAGCCGGTGCTGGTCAGCAAGACCCAGACCGAGCGCCCTGAAGAGAAGAAAGAAAACTAG
- the gpmA gene encoding 2,3-diphosphoglycerate-dependent phosphoglycerate mutase: MYKLVLIRHGESTWNLENRFTGWTDVDLTATGVEQAKNAGRLLKAEGYEFDLAYTSVLKRATRTLWHTLDEMDRTWLPVMHSWRLNERHYGALQGLNKADMAKQYGDAQVLVWRRSYDTPPPALEPTDPRSERGDIRYARLSPEQIPLTECLKDTVARVLPFWNEAMAPAIRAGKRIVVAAHGNSIRALVKYLDGVSDTDIVGLNIPNGIPLVYELDASLKPLRHDYLGDAEAAARAAAAVASQGKA, from the coding sequence ATGTACAAACTCGTGCTGATCCGCCACGGCGAATCGACCTGGAACCTCGAGAATCGCTTCACCGGATGGACTGACGTGGACCTGACCGCCACCGGCGTGGAGCAGGCCAAGAACGCCGGCCGCCTGCTGAAGGCCGAGGGTTACGAATTCGACCTGGCCTACACCAGCGTGCTCAAGCGCGCCACCCGCACCCTGTGGCACACGCTGGACGAGATGGACCGCACCTGGCTGCCCGTGATGCACTCCTGGCGCCTCAACGAGCGCCACTACGGCGCGCTGCAGGGCCTGAACAAAGCCGACATGGCCAAGCAGTACGGCGACGCCCAGGTGCTGGTGTGGCGGCGCAGCTATGACACGCCGCCGCCGGCGCTGGAGCCGACCGATCCGCGCAGCGAGCGCGGCGACATCCGCTACGCCCGCCTCAGCCCCGAGCAGATCCCCCTCACCGAGTGCCTGAAGGACACGGTGGCGCGCGTGCTGCCGTTCTGGAACGAGGCCATGGCGCCGGCCATCCGGGCCGGCAAGCGCATCGTGGTGGCGGCCCACGGCAACTCGATCCGGGCCCTGGTGAAGTACCTGGACGGCGTCTCCGACACCGACATCGTGGGGCTGAACATCCCCAACGGCATCCCGCTGGTGTACGAGCTGGACGCGTCGCTCAAGCCGCTGCGCCACGACTACCTGGGCGATGCCGAGGCCGCCGCCCGGGCCGCGGCCGCCGTGGCCTCCCAAGGTAAAGCCTGA
- a CDS encoding rhodanese-like domain-containing protein: MKFIIDNWMLLSVALASGGMLLWPVLKGATGGALTTAAAVQLINREKAVVIDVSEADEYARAHVGGARNVPFGQLEDKLAATVKNKALPVILVCATGARANRAVAVAKKLGYEQAQALGGGLKAWKDANLPIESA; encoded by the coding sequence GTGAAATTCATCATCGACAACTGGATGCTGCTGTCCGTCGCGCTGGCTTCGGGCGGCATGCTGCTGTGGCCCGTGCTCAAGGGCGCCACCGGCGGCGCGCTGACCACCGCCGCGGCCGTGCAGCTGATCAATCGCGAGAAGGCGGTGGTGATCGACGTGAGCGAGGCCGATGAGTACGCCCGGGCCCACGTGGGCGGTGCCCGCAACGTGCCGTTCGGCCAGCTCGAGGACAAGCTCGCGGCCACGGTGAAGAACAAGGCGCTGCCGGTGATCCTGGTCTGCGCCACGGGCGCCCGCGCCAACCGCGCCGTGGCCGTGGCGAAGAAACTCGGTTACGAGCAGGCCCAAGCGCTGGGCGGCGGGCTCAAGGCGTGGAAAGACGCTAACCTCCCGATAGAAAGCGCGTGA
- the grxC gene encoding glutaredoxin 3: protein MQSVTMYTTAVCPYCIRAKQILKAKGVEQIDEIRVDASPDERLKMMERTGRRTVPQIFIGGTHVGGCDDLMALDGQGGLLPLLNAA, encoded by the coding sequence ATGCAATCCGTCACCATGTACACCACGGCCGTCTGCCCCTACTGCATCCGCGCCAAGCAGATCCTCAAAGCCAAGGGCGTGGAGCAGATCGACGAGATCCGCGTCGATGCCAGCCCCGACGAGCGGCTGAAGATGATGGAGCGCACGGGCCGGCGCACCGTGCCGCAGATCTTCATCGGCGGCACCCATGTGGGCGGCTGCGACGACCTGATGGCGCTGGACGGGCAGGGCGGCCTGCTGCCGCTGCTGAACGCCGCCTGA
- the secB gene encoding protein-export chaperone SecB, with amino-acid sequence MADQQDPVFQIQRVYLKDLSLEQPNSPGILLEQEQPAVDIQLGVDATPVADGIFEVTVTATVQTKIKDKTVFLVEAKQAGIFEARNLPDEQMGPILGIACPQIVYPYLRGNVADIIQRAGFPPVHLAEINFQAMYEQQQAAAAGAAPSIITQ; translated from the coding sequence ATGGCCGACCAACAAGACCCCGTATTCCAGATCCAGCGCGTCTACCTCAAGGACCTGTCGCTGGAGCAGCCCAACTCGCCGGGCATCCTGCTCGAGCAGGAGCAGCCCGCCGTGGACATCCAGCTCGGCGTGGACGCCACCCCGGTGGCCGACGGCATCTTCGAGGTGACGGTGACGGCCACCGTGCAGACCAAGATCAAGGACAAGACCGTGTTCCTGGTCGAGGCCAAGCAGGCCGGCATCTTCGAGGCGCGCAACCTGCCCGACGAGCAGATGGGCCCGATCCTGGGCATCGCCTGCCCGCAGATCGTCTACCCCTACCTGCGCGGCAACGTGGCCGACATCATCCAGCGCGCCGGCTTCCCGCCCGTGCACCTGGCCGAAATCAACTTCCAGGCCATGTACGAGCAGCAGCAGGCGGCCGCCGCCGGCGCCGCGCCGTCGATCATCACCCAGTAA
- a CDS encoding NAD(P)H-dependent glycerol-3-phosphate dehydrogenase: MKIIVLGAGAWGTAMAISASGQPAARHQVTLWARSAPQAEALQAARENARYLPGIALPVALAVQSGPPEALPALTAGADLLIIASPMAGLRGLLAQLRDSAVPVAWLCKGFEAPQAGAAAAFGLMAHEVRAQVAPALRSGVLSGPSFAQEVARGQPSALVAASEHAAVRDALVDAFHGPTLRVYANDDIVGVEVGGAVKNVLSIATGLCDGLNLGLNARAALITRGLAEMTRLGVALGARADTFMGLSGLGDLVLTATGDLSRNRQVGLLLAQGRTLQQAVDSLGHVAEGVYCARTVVQRAQSLGLEMPISQSVVALLDGRLKPADAVAALMGRGPVAEPG, encoded by the coding sequence ATGAAAATCATAGTTCTTGGCGCCGGTGCCTGGGGCACGGCCATGGCCATCAGCGCCAGCGGCCAGCCCGCCGCGCGGCACCAGGTCACGCTGTGGGCGCGCAGCGCGCCACAGGCCGAGGCGCTGCAGGCCGCGCGCGAGAACGCGCGCTACCTGCCCGGCATTGCGCTGCCGGTCGCGCTGGCCGTGCAGTCCGGGCCGCCCGAGGCCCTGCCGGCGCTCACCGCCGGCGCCGACCTGCTGATCATCGCCAGCCCCATGGCCGGCCTGCGCGGCCTGCTCGCGCAGCTGCGCGACAGCGCCGTGCCGGTGGCCTGGCTGTGCAAGGGCTTCGAGGCGCCGCAGGCCGGCGCCGCGGCCGCCTTCGGCCTGATGGCGCACGAGGTGCGGGCGCAGGTGGCGCCCGCGCTGCGCAGCGGCGTGCTCAGCGGCCCGAGCTTCGCGCAGGAGGTGGCGCGCGGCCAGCCCAGCGCGCTGGTGGCCGCCAGCGAACATGCTGCCGTGCGCGACGCGCTGGTCGACGCCTTCCACGGCCCGACGCTGCGGGTCTATGCCAACGACGACATCGTGGGCGTGGAGGTGGGGGGCGCGGTGAAGAACGTGCTGTCCATCGCCACCGGGCTGTGCGACGGCCTGAACCTCGGCCTGAACGCGCGAGCCGCCCTGATCACCCGCGGCCTGGCCGAGATGACGCGGCTGGGCGTGGCGCTGGGCGCCCGGGCCGACACCTTCATGGGCCTGTCCGGCCTGGGCGACCTGGTGCTCACCGCCACCGGCGACCTGTCGCGCAATCGCCAGGTCGGGCTGCTGCTGGCGCAGGGCCGCACGCTGCAGCAAGCGGTCGATTCGCTGGGCCATGTGGCCGAGGGCGTCTACTGCGCCCGCACCGTGGTGCAGCGCGCGCAAAGCCTGGGGCTGGAGATGCCGATCTCGCAGAGCGTGGTGGCCCTGCTCGACGGCCGACTGAAGCCGGCCGATGCCGTGGCCGCGCTGATGGGGCGCGGCCCGGTGGCGGAACCGGGCTGA